A genome region from Myroides fluvii includes the following:
- a CDS encoding class I SAM-dependent methyltransferase, with protein sequence MNKVEIFENERAAGYNQFVETWIPNYNYFLDRLPKLLSGANHKNVLVVGCGTGNEIERFIQSPETWTITGIDPSPEMIKQASDKLQNNKNVTLIEGLVSDLNIEKKYDVATLLLVLHFLDDNGQKLNLLKDIANRLMSGATFVMLDITGNKEQIKQNLNVLKLLLPDGLDETEISNRLNRIENELFSVSEERLSALCIEAGFEQPLRFFQSSIYQGWLTTKK encoded by the coding sequence ATGAACAAAGTAGAAATATTTGAGAACGAAAGAGCAGCGGGATACAATCAGTTTGTAGAAACGTGGATACCAAATTATAATTATTTTTTAGATCGTTTGCCTAAGCTATTGAGCGGAGCAAACCATAAAAATGTATTAGTAGTGGGTTGTGGTACTGGAAATGAAATAGAAAGATTTATTCAATCACCTGAAACTTGGACCATAACAGGTATAGATCCTTCACCAGAAATGATTAAACAGGCGAGTGATAAACTGCAAAACAACAAGAATGTAACGTTAATTGAAGGTTTAGTTTCCGATTTAAATATCGAAAAAAAGTATGATGTAGCTACGCTCTTATTGGTTTTGCACTTTCTTGACGATAACGGGCAAAAATTAAATTTATTGAAAGATATCGCCAATCGATTAATGTCGGGGGCAACATTTGTTATGTTGGATATTACAGGTAATAAAGAACAAATTAAGCAAAATTTAAACGTGCTTAAACTTCTTTTACCAGATGGTTTGGACGAAACAGAAATCAGTAATCGCTTGAATAGAATAGAAAATGAACTTTTTTCTGTTTCAGAAGAAAGGTTGTCAGCCTTGTGTATTGAAGCTGGATTTGAGCAGCCACTTCGTTTTTTTCAATCGTCCATTTACCAAGGTTGGTTAACAACCAAAAAATAA
- a CDS encoding helix-turn-helix domain-containing protein, whose translation MEHKIHQGRNVKRFREMLGIKQEVLAFDLGEDWNQKKISLLEQKEVIDHSLLQQISKVLKIPVEAIESFDEEQAINIISSTFNDNAVGVIVNNNNPLEAIVKLHEEKIALYERMLKEKEEMMARLEKLIQTR comes from the coding sequence ATGGAACACAAAATACACCAAGGAAGAAATGTCAAGCGTTTTAGAGAAATGCTTGGAATCAAACAAGAGGTTCTTGCTTTTGATTTAGGAGAAGATTGGAATCAAAAGAAAATTTCTTTACTAGAACAGAAAGAGGTGATTGATCATTCGCTCTTACAGCAGATTTCTAAGGTGCTGAAGATTCCTGTTGAAGCAATTGAGAGTTTTGATGAAGAGCAGGCGATTAATATTATTTCTAGTACATTTAATGATAATGCTGTCGGAGTCATAGTTAACAATAACAATCCTTTAGAAGCAATTGTAAAACTTCACGAAGAAAAGATTGCTTTGTATGAGCGTATGCTTAAAGAGAAAGAGGAGATGATGGCTCGTTTGGAAAAGTTGATTCAAACTAGGTAG
- a CDS encoding KAP family P-loop NTPase fold protein, producing the protein MNIKNNEVEIDKALPFKNCKLNRQIYATTLTSIIENYNQGFVLAINNKWGYGKTTFVQMWEQHLINQGFQTIYFNAWKNDFEDNPLLALIGELNSHFQQNNNIAPVIQKAITVAKNAVPTLVKAVVSKYIDTEIIVDAIDGISKGTMELFEKDIKEYNDRKESIEEFKTSLSKFVADNTEDKPLIFIIDELDRCRPNYSVLLLEQIKHLFSVPNVVFILSIDKIQLGNAIKGVYGNDKIDSEEYLRRFIDIEYSLPKPDNYIPFLYDYFDFKSFFYDSDRIQRFGINYNQDDELFQISCKNLLSNLTLRQQEKIMSHIRIVLRICPKGYIFHSHLLVFLVYCKIIHQEFYLKLIGKEDIQTVHNDFYAIIKPLIKIKEDDMVSLEAFFLQSYYSSLSPRNYAIYNSKSNSSDDYDLLIESKINNELFIRKLKSIDSTRFYNAFYDSIDNLLDRIELTNGVIIN; encoded by the coding sequence ATGAACATCAAAAATAATGAAGTAGAAATAGACAAGGCTCTTCCATTTAAAAACTGTAAATTAAATAGACAGATTTACGCTACTACTTTGACAAGTATAATTGAAAATTATAATCAAGGTTTTGTTCTTGCCATCAATAACAAATGGGGATACGGTAAAACTACATTTGTACAAATGTGGGAGCAACACTTAATAAATCAAGGCTTTCAAACGATATACTTCAATGCTTGGAAAAATGACTTTGAAGATAACCCTCTTCTTGCTTTAATAGGTGAATTGAATTCACATTTTCAACAGAACAATAATATTGCACCAGTTATTCAAAAAGCTATTACAGTAGCTAAAAATGCAGTTCCAACTTTGGTAAAGGCTGTTGTGAGCAAATATATTGATACAGAAATAATAGTAGATGCAATTGACGGAATCTCTAAAGGAACAATGGAGTTATTTGAAAAGGATATAAAAGAATATAATGATAGAAAAGAATCAATAGAAGAATTCAAAACCTCTCTTTCAAAATTCGTTGCAGATAATACAGAAGATAAACCCCTTATTTTTATAATAGATGAATTAGATAGATGCAGGCCTAATTATTCTGTATTACTATTAGAACAGATTAAACATCTATTCTCTGTACCTAATGTTGTCTTTATTTTATCCATTGATAAAATTCAACTAGGAAATGCTATTAAAGGTGTTTATGGTAATGATAAAATCGATTCAGAAGAATATCTTAGAAGATTTATAGATATAGAATATTCTTTGCCTAAACCAGATAATTATATTCCTTTTCTATATGACTATTTTGATTTTAAGTCCTTTTTTTATGATTCGGATAGGATTCAAAGATTTGGAATAAATTATAACCAAGATGACGAATTATTTCAAATATCTTGTAAGAACTTGTTGTCTAACCTAACTTTAAGACAACAAGAAAAAATCATGTCACATATAAGAATAGTACTGAGAATATGTCCTAAAGGATATATATTTCATTCTCATCTATTAGTTTTTCTTGTCTATTGTAAAATTATACATCAAGAATTTTATTTAAAACTAATAGGAAAAGAAGATATCCAAACAGTCCATAATGATTTTTATGCTATAATTAAGCCCCTAATAAAAATTAAAGAAGATGACATGGTTAGTTTAGAAGCATTCTTTTTACAAAGTTATTACTCTAGTTTAAGTCCTAGAAATTATGCTATTTATAACAGTAAATCTAATAGTTCAGATGACTACGACCTGCTTATTGAATCAAAAATCAATAATGAACTCTTTATAAGAAAACTGAAGAGTATTGATTCAACTAGATTTTATAATGCGTTTTATGATTCAATTGATAATTTGCTTGATAGGATAGAACTTACTAATGGGGTAATTATCAATTAA
- a CDS encoding helix-turn-helix transcriptional regulator translates to MIKQFEKYKGIHPGIVLDRELKKRSIKQRPFALSLEEHPQTFNAITKGKRGISTALALKIERELGLEEGTLVILQAYYDIQKIKEKESKSTPDLHILSKALFWDTDIQHIDWNRQYRAVIQRVFERGNENDKNEIIRFYGTEKVNQALQESNIRNPYTIYRSNKTTG, encoded by the coding sequence ATGATTAAGCAATTTGAGAAATATAAAGGAATACATCCGGGTATTGTACTTGATAGAGAATTAAAAAAACGTTCTATCAAACAACGTCCTTTTGCTTTGTCTTTAGAGGAACATCCTCAAACGTTTAATGCTATTACCAAAGGTAAAAGAGGTATCAGCACGGCATTGGCATTGAAGATTGAGCGAGAACTTGGGTTGGAAGAAGGTACTTTGGTGATATTGCAAGCCTATTATGATATTCAAAAAATCAAAGAAAAAGAAAGCAAAAGCACTCCTGATCTACATATCCTGAGTAAAGCTTTGTTTTGGGATACGGATATTCAACACATCGATTGGAATCGACAATACAGAGCTGTTATTCAACGTGTTTTTGAGCGAGGAAATGAGAATGACAAAAATGAGATTATCCGCTTTTATGGTACTGAAAAAGTAAACCAAGCTTTGCAGGAGTCCAATATCAGAAACCCTTACACGATTTATAGATCCAATAAAACTACAGGCTAA
- a CDS encoding nucleotidyl transferase AbiEii/AbiGii toxin family protein, whose product MMYYNTVNDLLKSTLITLMESSVFQPFRLVGGTALSLQLGHRLSIDIDLFSDAPYDSIDFKAIDEFIENTFPYHHHFSNLNPAMGKSYSVGTDKENVVKLDVFYTDTFIHSPLIVDEIRMATTEEIIAMKIDVVQRIGRKKDFWDLHELLLQYTISTMLSLHQERYPYTHDEELILDNLINFELADDDFDPICLKGKYWEFIKEDIVDTVKANYIDFYLKFTQKILSF is encoded by the coding sequence ATGATGTATTATAACACGGTCAATGATCTTTTAAAAAGCACATTGATTACGCTAATGGAGTCCTCTGTATTTCAGCCTTTTCGTTTAGTAGGCGGTACAGCATTAAGCCTTCAATTAGGACATCGTTTGTCTATAGATATAGATTTGTTTAGTGATGCCCCTTATGATTCTATTGATTTTAAAGCTATTGATGAATTCATAGAAAATACATTTCCCTACCACCATCATTTTTCAAATCTTAATCCGGCAATGGGTAAATCTTACAGTGTGGGTACAGATAAGGAAAATGTGGTAAAATTAGATGTGTTTTATACGGATACTTTTATACACTCTCCTTTGATTGTGGATGAAATCAGAATGGCTACTACCGAAGAAATCATTGCTATGAAAATTGATGTAGTACAACGTATAGGTCGCAAGAAAGATTTCTGGGATTTGCATGAATTACTACTCCAATACACTATTTCTACCATGCTTTCTCTCCATCAGGAACGTTATCCTTACACACATGATGAAGAACTTATATTGGATAATCTCATTAATTTTGAACTTGCTGATGATGATTTTGATCCAATCTGTTTAAAAGGGAAATATTGGGAATTTATAAAGGAGGATATTGTTGATACAGTAAAAGCCAATTATATTGATTTTTATCTTAAATTTACACAAAAAATATTATCTTTTTAA
- a CDS encoding Bor family protein yields the protein MIKTTMKMMTVVCTVSMLLTSCYSYTSVVGSGAQGNNQTTKWNHYVIYGLAPVGVSDSKQMADGAANYTVHTRQSFVNGLVSAITFGIYTPSTTTVTK from the coding sequence ATGATTAAAACTACAATGAAAATGATGACAGTTGTATGTACTGTATCAATGTTATTAACTTCTTGTTATTCTTACACCAGTGTAGTAGGAAGTGGAGCCCAAGGTAACAATCAAACGACAAAATGGAATCACTATGTAATTTATGGATTAGCACCCGTTGGAGTTTCTGACTCAAAACAAATGGCTGACGGAGCAGCAAATTACACAGTCCATACAAGACAGTCTTTTGTGAACGGATTAGTTTCTGCTATAACTTTCGGAATATATACACCTTCAACAACGACCGTAACCAAATAA
- a CDS encoding DUF4328 domain-containing protein has protein sequence MAKLKPNGQRAKNAILLIWMMLALDIIALLSKYFQYDLLQAVANGYEISMEKANANDTREQIISLLYLITYIISAVTFIQWFRRAYYNLHQKVSNLSHAEGWAAGSWFVPILCLFRPYQIMRELYEETKAVLVKKGINFNPNFTTNALGLWWALWLLTNAIGQFVFRYAQHAETIDELTITTVTSMVANTIGILLALVTIKVIANYAAVESLLLKSEEETRND, from the coding sequence ATGGCAAAATTAAAACCCAATGGGCAAAGGGCTAAAAATGCAATCCTATTGATATGGATGATGTTAGCACTAGATATTATAGCTTTACTTTCGAAGTATTTTCAATACGATCTCCTTCAAGCTGTGGCCAATGGCTATGAAATCTCCATGGAAAAAGCAAATGCAAATGACACCCGAGAACAAATAATCAGTCTACTCTACTTGATTACCTATATCATCTCGGCAGTAACCTTCATTCAATGGTTCAGACGGGCGTATTACAATTTACATCAAAAAGTATCTAATTTATCGCATGCAGAAGGTTGGGCTGCAGGTAGTTGGTTTGTGCCGATTCTTTGCTTGTTTAGACCCTACCAGATCATGAGAGAATTATATGAGGAAACAAAAGCAGTATTGGTAAAAAAGGGGATTAATTTCAATCCGAATTTTACTACAAATGCTTTAGGATTGTGGTGGGCCCTTTGGCTTTTAACTAATGCAATAGGACAATTCGTATTTCGGTACGCACAGCATGCTGAAACAATAGACGAATTAACGATAACTACAGTAACAAGTATGGTAGCCAACACCATAGGTATTCTCCTTGCTTTAGTTACCATCAAAGTTATTGCGAACTATGCGGCAGTTGAATCTTTGTTACTAAAAAGTGAGGAAGAAACACGGAATGATTAA
- a CDS encoding DUF6932 family protein translates to MLIFNNSGLLVPANKIVSTWAELELEFATTIPSSTRKEVVENYFKYSEDLKKVCDLDTLRQWVDGSFVTKKVNPGDIDFISFIDRAIINQFGSKLDDFKYPNAEKKYGVDAYIIEEFPEGHPKRAVFVHDMAYWINLFTKTRRIHGNRLSKGFLEVSF, encoded by the coding sequence ATGCTGATTTTTAATAACTCAGGGTTACTTGTACCTGCTAATAAAATTGTTTCAACATGGGCAGAATTAGAATTGGAATTCGCAACTACTATTCCCTCATCAACAAGAAAAGAAGTAGTTGAAAATTATTTCAAATACAGTGAAGATTTAAAAAAAGTTTGTGATTTGGATACTTTAAGACAATGGGTAGATGGTTCTTTTGTGACTAAAAAAGTTAATCCTGGAGATATTGATTTTATCAGTTTTATAGATCGTGCAATAATAAATCAATTCGGTTCAAAGTTAGATGATTTTAAGTACCCCAATGCAGAAAAAAAATATGGAGTAGATGCTTATATAATTGAAGAATTCCCTGAAGGGCATCCAAAGAGAGCTGTTTTTGTACATGACATGGCGTATTGGATAAACTTATTTACAAAAACTAGAAGAATTCACGGAAACCGTCTATCTAAAGGTTTTTTAGAAGTTTCATTTTAA
- a CDS encoding lipocalin family protein: MKKIVPLVLLVILTLGMRSCKEQEATKTFETADVVGTWELSSAKLYDREAKFLTETTPKDEFGCGNLTWIFTTDQIEILTYVGKGENGQCLEEIIRLSYTLQDHTIHTVDDTGVKEEMLITHLTEDEFTFMTSLPNPLNEKDNAIKYTEIRCKRVK, translated from the coding sequence ATGAAAAAGATAGTTCCCCTTGTACTACTCGTTATATTGACTTTGGGCATGCGTAGTTGTAAAGAGCAAGAAGCAACGAAAACCTTTGAAACAGCGGATGTAGTAGGAACTTGGGAACTCTCCTCAGCAAAGCTTTACGATAGAGAAGCTAAGTTTTTAACTGAAACAACGCCGAAGGATGAATTTGGGTGTGGAAACCTAACTTGGATTTTTACCACAGATCAAATCGAGATTTTGACGTATGTAGGAAAAGGCGAAAACGGCCAGTGCCTGGAAGAAATAATCCGATTAAGTTATACCCTTCAAGATCACACCATCCATACCGTAGACGATACGGGGGTAAAAGAGGAAATGCTCATCACCCATTTGACCGAGGATGAATTCACTTTTATGACTTCCCTACCTAATCCGCTAAATGAGAAAGATAATGCGATTAAATATACAGAAATTCGATGCAAACGAGTGAAATAG
- a CDS encoding DUF5808 domain-containing protein produces the protein MSNSNFNDPSHWKWGVFYFNPQDKRLIVPKRVASFGLTINFANPWSILFVLGLVLILLTIVMQN, from the coding sequence ATGAGCAACTCCAATTTTAACGATCCCTCCCATTGGAAATGGGGTGTATTTTATTTCAACCCCCAAGATAAACGACTTATTGTACCCAAGCGAGTGGCTAGTTTTGGCCTAACGATTAACTTTGCCAATCCTTGGTCTATTTTGTTTGTTTTGGGTCTGGTTTTGATCCTTCTCACTATTGTAATGCAAAACTAG
- a CDS encoding CPBP family glutamic-type intramembrane protease, with amino-acid sequence MNVVLKFLLLLIAIKLFFLAIIFFLVDNNWIEVPMNHSKVELIQKTGWYRFVLIVLIGPLLEESMFRLALVFKPVYISISCAILYLYLYSFYMGVQLDSFDFLVTRVLTASLLFLLVYSVCLRYTEFLSSLWRKRSTSMVLMLSFLFGFFHLVNYEVQRLSFLSIMVIVIPYFISGLIYSHIRLQHNFRLAVLTHFLFNGLGFLLTQVLFIG; translated from the coding sequence ATGAACGTAGTACTCAAATTTTTACTCCTATTAATCGCAATCAAACTATTTTTTTTAGCGATTATATTCTTTTTGGTCGATAATAATTGGATTGAAGTTCCGATGAATCATTCTAAAGTTGAATTAATACAAAAAACGGGTTGGTATAGGTTTGTTCTAATTGTTTTGATTGGACCCCTATTGGAGGAAAGTATGTTTCGGTTAGCTTTAGTTTTTAAGCCAGTTTATATCAGTATTTCTTGTGCTATTTTATATCTCTATTTATACTCCTTTTATATGGGGGTTCAATTAGATTCATTTGATTTTCTTGTAACTAGAGTGTTAACCGCTAGTTTGTTATTTCTGTTGGTTTATAGCGTTTGTCTTAGGTATACGGAGTTTTTAAGTAGCTTATGGAGAAAGAGAAGCACTAGTATGGTACTGATGCTGTCTTTTCTTTTCGGATTCTTTCATCTTGTAAATTACGAGGTACAGCGTTTGTCTTTTTTGAGTATTATGGTAATCGTGATTCCCTATTTTATATCTGGATTAATTTATTCCCATATTCGCTTGCAGCATAACTTTCGTTTAGCCGTACTGACACACTTCTTATTTAATGGTCTCGGCTTTTTGCTAACGCAAGTGTTGTTTATTGGATAA
- a CDS encoding DUF3592 domain-containing protein — protein MKKILSWIFLLAFVFFMFYNPIFCGLQLGALCVYYVVHYATFLNHINKHGKESRGTILSYETEGKGHKTPLVEFEINGEQIVKKPYYYASTDLSILKTYKNKINKSISILYDPRCPEKFIIKSEKGFNYFSLIFAGLVGLLFVLISLVQLYKSISLDGME, from the coding sequence ATGAAAAAAATACTTAGTTGGATATTTCTCCTTGCATTTGTCTTTTTTATGTTTTACAACCCTATTTTTTGTGGCTTACAACTTGGTGCATTATGTGTTTATTATGTTGTTCACTATGCTACTTTTTTAAACCATATCAATAAACACGGTAAAGAAAGTAGAGGCACAATCTTATCCTATGAAACAGAGGGAAAAGGACATAAAACCCCTTTAGTTGAATTTGAAATAAATGGAGAACAAATAGTCAAGAAACCGTATTACTATGCATCAACAGATTTAAGTATACTCAAAACCTATAAAAACAAGATAAACAAATCAATTTCAATACTATATGACCCAAGATGTCCTGAAAAATTTATTATTAAATCCGAAAAAGGGTTTAATTACTTCAGTTTAATATTCGCTGGACTTGTTGGATTACTCTTTGTATTAATTAGTTTAGTTCAACTTTATAAAAGTATAAGCCTGGATGGAATGGAATAA
- a CDS encoding alpha/beta hydrolase family protein, giving the protein MKIQYLGAFLLLTTFCFGQNMCVGPEAFVPRKDNYSFSTINFNVPAFDYRQKMDSVSFEGSLILPKDGFDKVVIIKPGTGYNTRNTHSPLAEALLDNHTAVFRYDERGKGNSKGEGGGDMTYTVTMMGEELVSAFNMVKKHPDLQGKKIGIIGHSLGGIAVLEALEHEINPDFLVLFAAPVVTGKQLFLYQLQHSENGFNDYFLYDTLEEKQKVCSELIDFYLANQKEKSFWKVYKKEAKKLGYTKKRYATHFRFLLGGGLDRDLVSKDRIDWLKNTTIPVFYMIGAEDVLVDPVANTTRLNNLANPAISATVLEGENHFFSDGESTPYAIHEQPKQKIVEWIVKQ; this is encoded by the coding sequence ATGAAGATACAATATCTTGGAGCTTTTCTTTTGCTAACGACCTTTTGTTTTGGACAAAATATGTGTGTTGGACCCGAAGCCTTTGTCCCTAGAAAAGACAACTATTCTTTTTCCACGATCAATTTTAATGTACCTGCATTTGATTATAGACAAAAAATGGACAGTGTGTCTTTTGAAGGAAGTTTAATCCTTCCCAAAGATGGTTTTGATAAAGTTGTGATTATTAAACCCGGAACGGGCTATAATACGCGTAATACTCATAGCCCTTTAGCTGAAGCTTTATTGGATAATCATACCGCTGTGTTTCGATATGATGAACGTGGAAAAGGAAATTCTAAAGGAGAAGGAGGAGGTGATATGACTTACACAGTTACCATGATGGGAGAAGAGTTGGTTAGTGCGTTTAATATGGTAAAGAAACATCCAGATTTACAAGGAAAAAAAATAGGGATTATCGGTCATAGTCTAGGGGGTATAGCCGTTCTAGAAGCCTTAGAACATGAGATTAATCCAGATTTTTTAGTGCTTTTTGCTGCACCCGTTGTTACAGGTAAACAACTATTCCTCTATCAATTACAACACAGTGAAAATGGATTTAATGATTACTTTCTCTATGATACACTCGAAGAAAAACAGAAAGTATGTTCGGAGTTAATTGATTTTTACCTCGCCAATCAAAAAGAAAAAAGCTTTTGGAAAGTGTACAAAAAAGAAGCAAAGAAACTCGGTTATACAAAGAAAAGATATGCTACTCATTTTCGTTTTTTGCTTGGTGGTGGTTTAGATCGTGATTTAGTGTCAAAAGATCGTATTGATTGGTTGAAAAACACAACTATACCCGTCTTTTATATGATTGGTGCGGAGGACGTACTTGTCGATCCAGTAGCAAATACAACACGTTTAAATAACCTAGCTAATCCCGCAATATCAGCGACCGTATTAGAGGGGGAAAACCACTTTTTTTCTGATGGAGAAAGTACGCCTTATGCAATACACGAACAACCGAAACAAAAAATTGTGGAGTGGATTGTCAAGCAATAA
- a CDS encoding helix-turn-helix domain-containing protein, which translates to MNWKVLKTEEDYTKASMRMMEIFHAEPNTPKGDELELLLVLVKDYDERNYQLPELDALEVIKYKMQEKGLKAKDLESIIGTKGHVSAVLSGKREITLKMAQKLKDYLSIPAEVFLHKAES; encoded by the coding sequence ATGAATTGGAAAGTATTGAAAACAGAAGAAGATTATACTAAAGCTTCTATGCGTATGATGGAAATTTTTCATGCAGAACCAAACACACCTAAAGGGGATGAGTTGGAGTTGTTATTGGTTTTAGTTAAGGATTATGACGAAAGAAATTATCAGTTACCTGAACTAGATGCGCTTGAAGTTATTAAATATAAAATGCAGGAAAAAGGATTGAAAGCAAAAGATTTAGAATCCATTATTGGAACTAAAGGTCACGTTTCTGCTGTTCTTTCAGGAAAGAGAGAAATCACCTTAAAAATGGCCCAAAAGCTAAAGGATTATTTGAGTATTCCTGCGGAAGTATTTCTACATAAAGCGGAATCATAG
- a CDS encoding type II toxin-antitoxin system HigB family toxin translates to MKILVKKTILFYITKYPVAEIPLLVWYNEFSKHTFKNFNELKRVYGNASIVNNNRVVFNIKGNDFRLVVSINFVQEACYVIWFGSHQEYDKIKVETITFDTTILIGKKEKE, encoded by the coding sequence ATGAAAATCTTAGTTAAGAAAACAATTCTATTTTATATCACTAAATATCCAGTGGCAGAAATTCCGCTCTTAGTTTGGTATAATGAATTTTCAAAACATACGTTTAAGAATTTTAATGAATTAAAGCGCGTTTATGGAAATGCAAGTATTGTGAATAATAACAGGGTTGTTTTTAATATCAAAGGCAATGATTTTCGCTTGGTAGTTTCGATAAATTTTGTGCAAGAAGCATGTTATGTCATTTGGTTTGGATCACATCAGGAGTATGATAAGATTAAGGTGGAGACGATTACTTTTGACACCACAATTTTAATAGGTAAAAAGGAAAAAGAATGA
- a CDS encoding substrate-binding domain-containing protein: MKGSDTEVNLAVNLAEKYTEVDADFSIAISGGGSGIGITSLLNGQADIANSSRPLSDKEIQQFEDKNIKVRTVIFAEDATAFVVHKDLPLEVIDLETLAKIMKGEITNWNQLTSIDLPINIYGRQSSSGTHSFIKKKLKIEFSNAAKEMTGNAQILEGIKTDKSGIGYVGAGYISHETATNPTVKILSIKETASSIAYSPIDSHAINNSLYFFQRPLYQFILEDSWEKVKPFIDFESSETGKQLIKDHGYYIIERPQNEI, from the coding sequence ATGAAGGGATCGGATACAGAAGTAAACCTCGCGGTAAACTTAGCAGAGAAATACACAGAAGTGGATGCCGATTTTAGTATTGCAATCTCCGGTGGTGGATCGGGAATCGGAATTACCTCTTTGTTAAATGGTCAAGCGGATATTGCGAACTCTTCTCGTCCTTTATCTGATAAAGAAATCCAACAATTCGAAGACAAGAACATCAAAGTACGCACGGTAATTTTTGCAGAAGATGCAACTGCTTTTGTGGTACACAAGGATCTTCCTCTCGAAGTAATTGATTTAGAAACACTAGCCAAAATCATGAAAGGGGAAATCACCAATTGGAATCAGCTGACTTCCATTGATCTTCCCATCAACATTTACGGGCGTCAGAGTAGTTCAGGTACTCACTCTTTTATCAAGAAAAAACTCAAAATAGAATTTTCAAATGCGGCCAAGGAGATGACCGGGAATGCTCAAATCCTCGAGGGAATCAAAACGGACAAATCGGGTATTGGCTATGTTGGCGCGGGTTATATTTCTCATGAAACAGCAACGAATCCGACGGTAAAAATTCTCAGCATCAAAGAAACTGCTTCTTCAATTGCCTATTCTCCGATTGACTCACATGCTATCAATAATAGTCTCTACTTTTTTCAGCGCCCCTTGTATCAATTTATTTTGGAAGACTCTTGGGAAAAGGTAAAGCCCTTTATCGATTTTGAAAGTAGCGAAACAGGTAAACAATTGATTAAGGATCACGGGTATTACATCATAGAACGACCACAAAATGAAATATAA